One Halobaculum sp. CBA1158 DNA segment encodes these proteins:
- a CDS encoding tRNA-dihydrouridine synthase yields the protein MGIDPPLALASLSGEADADWARAGSEHAGAAFLGGIALDAESRDAVREMVADRDRTEFLPADPIAWIDRQLAALADTPIRPAVNVRATGTAPLRAAGEACAGHDAILEVNAHCRQAELCGVGCGEALLSDTERLIEYVAAASDADCDVSVKVRAEVDGVDLGRTARAVADAGADAVHVDAMDSEGVVALAKDAAPELVVIANNGVRDRATVREYLAAGADAVSVGRLSDDPRVLRRVRAAVDGWVAGDASRPRETRESREPREIRDTREVSR from the coding sequence CTGGGGATCGACCCGCCGCTCGCGCTGGCGAGCCTCTCCGGCGAGGCCGACGCCGACTGGGCCCGTGCGGGCAGCGAACACGCCGGCGCGGCGTTTCTCGGCGGGATCGCCCTCGACGCCGAGAGCCGCGATGCCGTCCGGGAGATGGTCGCCGACCGCGACCGAACGGAGTTCCTCCCGGCGGACCCGATCGCGTGGATCGACCGACAGCTCGCGGCCCTCGCGGACACCCCGATCCGGCCCGCGGTGAACGTCCGCGCGACCGGGACCGCCCCGTTGCGCGCGGCCGGCGAGGCCTGTGCGGGCCACGACGCGATCCTGGAGGTGAACGCCCACTGCCGGCAGGCGGAGCTGTGCGGCGTGGGCTGCGGCGAGGCGCTCCTGTCGGACACCGAGCGCCTGATCGAGTACGTCGCCGCCGCGAGCGACGCCGACTGCGACGTGAGCGTGAAGGTGCGCGCGGAGGTGGACGGCGTCGACTTGGGACGGACAGCCCGCGCCGTCGCCGACGCGGGCGCGGACGCCGTCCACGTCGACGCGATGGACTCCGAGGGCGTCGTCGCCCTCGCGAAGGACGCCGCCCCAGAACTGGTGGTGATCGCGAACAACGGCGTCCGCGACCGCGCGACCGTCCGAGAGTACCTCGCCGCCGGCGCGGACGCGGTGAGCGTCGGCCGTCTCAGCGACGACCCGCGGGTGCTCCGCCGGGTGCGTGCGGCCGTCGACGGATGGGTCGCCGGCGACGCCTCGAGGCCACGTGAGACCCGAGAGTCCAGAGAGCCCAGGGAGATCCGGGACACCCGGGAGGTGTCGCGGTGA
- a CDS encoding triphosphoribosyl-dephospho-CoA synthase, which yields MTPPAAPDGSDGSDGDRGDDLRRRGPAANAELALLLEVAGTPKPGNVDRERDLADLRFEQFLAGAVGARPGLERAAAGDPVGSAFETAVAGMSRQSGGNTQFGCLLLLVPLVRAAAADDRALDPEGVSGICASTTVDDAAGFYRAFEHVDVAVAEPRPGMDALDVRRGGDAVPALRERGLSLFDVMRESAESKGDRAGDGGDGDSAGRDPDGGGDANAREWVEGFPRTFRAAEAIRADDGPVTDRAARAFLDLLAEAEDTLVRTQHGPTVAREVRETAAEIDSLEEADAWADDLVDRGINPGTTADITAAALFVALERGVAV from the coding sequence GTGACGCCCCCGGCCGCACCCGACGGCTCCGACGGCTCCGACGGCGACCGCGGCGACGACCTTCGCCGCCGAGGGCCGGCGGCGAACGCCGAACTCGCGCTCCTGTTGGAGGTCGCCGGGACGCCCAAGCCGGGCAACGTCGACCGCGAGCGCGACCTCGCGGACCTCCGGTTCGAGCAGTTCCTCGCGGGCGCTGTGGGCGCGCGACCGGGACTCGAGCGCGCCGCCGCCGGCGATCCGGTCGGTTCGGCGTTCGAGACGGCCGTCGCCGGGATGAGCCGGCAGTCCGGCGGAAACACCCAGTTCGGCTGCCTGCTCCTGTTGGTTCCGCTGGTGCGTGCCGCGGCCGCGGACGACCGCGCGCTCGATCCCGAGGGCGTGTCGGGGATCTGTGCGTCGACGACCGTCGACGACGCGGCCGGCTTCTACCGCGCGTTCGAGCACGTCGACGTGGCGGTCGCGGAGCCCCGGCCCGGGATGGACGCGCTGGACGTGCGCCGCGGCGGCGACGCGGTTCCGGCGCTTCGCGAGCGCGGCCTGTCGCTGTTCGACGTGATGCGCGAATCGGCCGAATCGAAGGGGGACCGCGCGGGCGACGGCGGGGACGGCGATTCCGCCGGACGCGACCCCGACGGCGGCGGCGACGCGAACGCCCGCGAGTGGGTCGAGGGGTTCCCGCGGACGTTCCGCGCTGCCGAAGCGATTCGGGCGGACGACGGGCCCGTGACCGACCGGGCCGCCCGGGCGTTCCTCGACCTGCTCGCCGAGGCCGAGGACACGCTCGTTCGAACCCAACACGGCCCGACTGTCGCCCGCGAGGTCCGCGAGACCGCCGCCGAAATCGACTCGCTCGAGGAGGCGGATGCGTGGGCCGACGACCTGGTCGACCGCGGGATCAACCCGGGGACGACGGCGGACATCACCGCCGCGGCGCTGTTCGTCGCGCTGGAGCGCGGGGTGGCCGTGTGA
- a CDS encoding DUF447 domain-containing protein, translating into MSDDPPASDAGHGDRDAPAEDGDWPARLRGVTESVVATLGPNDLWNLAALGLHDPEHDGRPSEEPVRARTWGRTRTRRNFEARGGGVVQFVTDPREFVDAAATVREESDPVLDSADAWAEVTAERVDAGERGGTEWADWHLRVVDSAVEREGVRTINRGFGAVVDATVAASRLDVPAYDTEELLGRLRYFESVVERCGGPAEREAFERLSDVSGWRSRLSGGVGGIDDGGIDDGGSGDGEGDDRDGDEDADRDDA; encoded by the coding sequence GTGAGCGACGATCCGCCCGCGAGCGACGCCGGTCACGGCGATCGCGACGCCCCCGCCGAGGACGGCGACTGGCCCGCCCGTCTGCGAGGAGTCACCGAGTCGGTCGTCGCGACGCTCGGGCCGAACGACCTGTGGAACCTCGCGGCGCTCGGGCTTCACGACCCCGAACACGACGGACGGCCCTCGGAGGAGCCGGTGCGTGCGCGGACCTGGGGTCGGACCCGGACCAGGCGTAACTTCGAGGCGCGCGGCGGCGGCGTCGTCCAGTTCGTGACGGACCCGCGGGAGTTCGTCGACGCCGCGGCGACCGTGCGCGAGGAGTCCGACCCCGTGCTCGACTCGGCCGACGCGTGGGCCGAAGTGACCGCCGAGCGCGTCGACGCCGGAGAACGCGGCGGCACCGAGTGGGCGGACTGGCACCTGCGCGTCGTCGACAGCGCCGTCGAGCGCGAAGGGGTTCGGACGATCAACCGCGGCTTCGGCGCGGTCGTCGACGCCACGGTCGCGGCCTCCCGACTCGACGTACCCGCCTACGACACGGAGGAGCTGCTCGGACGGTTGCGGTACTTCGAGAGCGTGGTCGAGCGGTGCGGCGGCCCCGCCGAGCGCGAGGCGTTCGAGCGACTGAGCGACGTTAGCGGATGGCGCTCCCGACTCTCGGGTGGCGTCGGCGGAATCGACGACGGCGGAATCGACGACGGCGGAAGCGGCGACGGCGAGGGCGACGACCGCGACGGCGACGAGGACGCCGACCGCGACGACGCCTGA
- a CDS encoding 30S ribosomal protein S17e: MAIKPKYVKQLATLLLEKYPQSFNADFETNKENVEKLTNVESKGVRNRIAGYITRKKAGGNAGAA; encoded by the coding sequence ATGGCGATCAAACCGAAGTACGTCAAGCAGCTCGCGACGCTCCTGCTCGAGAAGTACCCGCAGTCGTTCAACGCCGACTTCGAGACGAACAAGGAGAACGTCGAGAAACTCACCAACGTCGAGTCGAAGGGCGTTCGAAACCGCATCGCGGGCTACATCACGCGCAAGAAGGCGGGCGGCAACGCCGGCGCGGCGTAA
- a CDS encoding DUF63 family protein, giving the protein MSTSSLADRLGTSPVVAYLAAVSAGTLALVAGAVAFPETVYDGFVWHYFWGPVQADANSAVCAIRPGSTVEYLYSSAECTAAAEPVAYPGYTLVSEAGYVAVLLVALAGVVLLLRRLDIGRRIEFFLALVPYFLFGGALRVVEDADNAMSDTLLPYPWDTLLISPIIYFTVFGVTLGIVGAAIAAERRGVVDNIHRPILASGIGLNVLTIGFLAALSATPDNPVTFYPQVIGVILVGTAVSAAATWYATRAWIPWVHSGTGTAGIVVLGAHALDGVANVVGLDYMVALGAGPNLVPKHPVNQFIVDTAGAAWPFLVVKLAAAVLVLAIFEEELFDDSPRYAVLLLIAVTAVGMGPGSRDMLRATFGI; this is encoded by the coding sequence ATGTCGACTTCCTCGCTGGCCGACCGGCTCGGCACCTCCCCGGTGGTCGCGTACCTCGCGGCGGTGTCGGCGGGGACGCTCGCGCTCGTTGCCGGGGCGGTCGCGTTCCCCGAGACCGTCTACGACGGATTCGTCTGGCACTACTTCTGGGGACCGGTGCAGGCGGACGCCAACTCGGCCGTCTGTGCGATCCGACCGGGGAGCACCGTCGAGTATCTCTACTCTAGTGCCGAGTGCACGGCGGCCGCCGAACCCGTCGCGTACCCCGGGTACACGCTCGTCTCGGAGGCGGGGTACGTCGCGGTCCTGCTCGTCGCGCTCGCGGGCGTGGTGCTGTTGCTGCGCCGCCTCGACATCGGTCGTCGGATCGAGTTCTTCCTCGCGCTCGTCCCGTACTTCCTGTTCGGGGGCGCGCTGCGCGTCGTGGAGGACGCCGACAACGCGATGTCCGACACGCTGCTCCCGTACCCGTGGGACACCCTGCTCATCAGCCCGATCATCTACTTCACCGTGTTCGGCGTGACGCTCGGGATCGTCGGCGCGGCGATCGCGGCGGAGCGCCGCGGCGTCGTCGACAACATCCACCGACCGATCCTCGCGTCCGGGATCGGACTGAACGTCCTCACGATCGGGTTCCTGGCCGCGCTTTCGGCGACACCGGACAACCCCGTGACGTTCTACCCGCAGGTGATCGGCGTCATACTCGTCGGCACCGCCGTCTCCGCGGCGGCGACGTGGTACGCGACGCGGGCGTGGATCCCGTGGGTCCACTCCGGCACCGGCACGGCGGGGATCGTCGTCCTCGGGGCGCACGCGCTCGACGGCGTCGCCAACGTCGTCGGTCTCGACTACATGGTCGCGCTGGGCGCGGGACCCAACCTCGTTCCGAAACACCCCGTGAACCAGTTCATCGTCGACACCGCCGGGGCGGCGTGGCCGTTCCTCGTGGTGAAACTCGCGGCGGCCGTGCTCGTGCTCGCGATCTTCGAGGAGGAACTGTTCGACGACTCCCCGCGGTACGCCGTGCTCCTGCTGATCGCGGTGACGGCCGTCGGAATGGGACCGGGGAGCCGCGACATGCTGCGCGCGACGTTCGGGATCTGA
- a CDS encoding nuclear transport factor 2 family protein, with product MASTSPSATTESVLDHHLAAFTDQDLDETLADYDEDSVVVTNTNGSFRGLDEIRTLFEGLFAEFGQNGVDFQRDQQVVEGDIAYITWHAETPDNAYEFATDTFLIRDGTIETQTLGAVVTPKN from the coding sequence ATGGCATCCACGAGCCCATCGGCCACGACGGAGTCCGTTCTCGACCACCACCTCGCCGCGTTCACGGATCAGGACCTCGACGAGACGCTGGCGGACTACGACGAGGACTCCGTCGTCGTCACGAACACGAACGGGTCGTTCCGCGGCCTCGACGAGATCCGGACGCTGTTCGAGGGGCTGTTCGCGGAGTTCGGCCAGAACGGCGTCGACTTCCAGCGGGACCAGCAGGTCGTCGAAGGGGACATCGCGTACATCACCTGGCACGCGGAGACGCCAGACAACGCCTACGAGTTCGCGACCGACACGTTCCTGATCCGGGACGGGACGATCGAGACGCAGACCCTCGGGGCCGTCGTCACCCCGAAGAACTGA
- a CDS encoding acetyl-CoA carboxylase biotin carboxylase subunit — protein MTETQEFDKVLVANRGEIAVRVMRACEELGIDTVAVYSEADKHGGHVRYADEAYNVGPARAADSYLDQDAIVDAARQAGADAIHPGYGFLAENADFAAKVGDAEGITWIGPDGDAMESLGEKTKARTIMQEADVPIVPGTNDPVTEVEAVTDFGDEHGYPVAIKAEGGGGGRGMKVVKSADEAADQLDSAKREGEAYFSNDSVYLERYLENPRHIEVQIVADHHGNVRHLGERDCSLQRRHQKVIEEGPSPALSDELREQIGEAARRGVRAADYTNAGTVEFLVEEDTDRADGELLGPDTNFYFLEVNTRIQVEHTVTEELTGIDIVKEQLRVAMGEEIGFSQDDVELEGHAIEFRINAENAADDFAPANEGSLDTYDPPGGIGVRLDDALRQGDDLVTDYDSMIAKLIVHGSDREECIARSRRALAEYDIEGVVTIVPFHRLMLTDEQFVAGKHTTKYLDEEADRSKFTEAQERWGTGDADLGGDADAGEESTEREFTVEVNGKRFDVSLEERGAPAIPTPNGGDSGSGSGRMERPDVAQADDDDDEVVIEGDGEAIAAEMQGTILSVDVSEGDEVAAGDVVCVLEAMKMENDVVADKGGVVDQVLVGEGDSVDMGDVLVVLE, from the coding sequence ATGACCGAAACTCAGGAATTCGACAAGGTGCTCGTCGCCAACCGCGGGGAGATCGCGGTGCGCGTGATGCGCGCCTGCGAGGAGCTCGGCATCGACACGGTCGCCGTGTACTCCGAGGCCGACAAACACGGCGGCCACGTCCGATACGCCGACGAGGCGTACAACGTGGGTCCCGCCCGCGCGGCCGACTCCTACCTCGACCAGGACGCGATCGTCGACGCCGCCAGACAGGCCGGTGCGGACGCGATCCACCCGGGATACGGCTTCCTGGCGGAGAACGCCGACTTCGCCGCGAAGGTCGGCGACGCCGAGGGGATCACGTGGATCGGCCCCGACGGCGATGCGATGGAGTCGCTGGGCGAGAAGACGAAGGCCCGGACGATCATGCAAGAGGCCGACGTGCCGATCGTCCCCGGGACGAACGACCCCGTCACCGAGGTCGAGGCGGTCACCGACTTCGGCGACGAACACGGCTACCCCGTCGCGATCAAGGCGGAGGGCGGCGGCGGCGGTCGCGGCATGAAGGTCGTCAAGTCGGCGGACGAGGCCGCGGACCAACTCGACTCGGCCAAGCGCGAGGGCGAGGCGTACTTCTCGAACGACTCGGTGTACCTGGAGCGCTACCTGGAGAACCCGCGTCACATCGAGGTGCAGATCGTCGCCGACCACCACGGTAACGTCCGTCACCTGGGAGAGCGCGACTGCTCGCTCCAGCGTCGCCACCAGAAGGTGATCGAGGAGGGGCCGTCGCCGGCGCTGTCGGACGAACTGCGCGAGCAGATCGGCGAGGCCGCCCGCCGCGGCGTCCGCGCGGCCGACTACACCAACGCCGGCACCGTCGAGTTCCTCGTCGAGGAGGACACCGACCGCGCGGACGGCGAGCTGCTCGGCCCCGACACGAACTTCTACTTCCTCGAGGTGAACACCCGGATCCAGGTCGAGCACACCGTCACAGAGGAGCTGACCGGTATCGACATCGTGAAAGAGCAGCTCAGGGTCGCGATGGGCGAAGAGATCGGGTTCTCACAGGACGACGTCGAGTTGGAGGGCCACGCCATCGAGTTCCGGATCAACGCCGAGAACGCCGCCGACGACTTCGCGCCCGCGAACGAGGGGAGCCTGGACACGTACGACCCGCCTGGCGGCATCGGCGTCCGCCTCGACGACGCGCTCCGGCAGGGCGACGACCTCGTCACCGACTACGACTCGATGATCGCGAAGCTCATCGTCCACGGGAGCGACCGCGAGGAGTGCATCGCTCGGTCGCGACGCGCGCTCGCCGAGTACGACATCGAGGGCGTCGTCACCATCGTCCCCTTCCACCGGCTGATGCTCACCGACGAGCAGTTCGTCGCGGGCAAACACACGACGAAGTACCTCGACGAGGAGGCCGACCGCTCGAAGTTCACCGAGGCGCAAGAGCGGTGGGGAACAGGCGACGCCGACCTCGGGGGCGACGCGGACGCCGGGGAGGAGTCCACCGAGCGCGAGTTCACCGTCGAGGTGAACGGCAAGCGCTTCGACGTGAGCCTGGAGGAGCGCGGCGCGCCCGCGATCCCGACGCCCAACGGCGGCGATTCCGGCTCCGGCTCCGGACGGATGGAGCGCCCCGACGTGGCGCAGGCGGACGACGACGACGACGAGGTTGTCATCGAGGGCGACGGAGAGGCCATCGCCGCGGAGATGCAGGGCACGATCCTCTCGGTCGACGTGAGCGAGGGCGACGAGGTCGCCGCCGGCGACGTGGTGTGCGTGCTGGAGGCGATGAAGATGGAGAACGACGTGGTCGCCGACAAGGGGGGCGTCGTGGATCAGGTGCTCGTCGGCGAGGGCGACTCCGTCGACATGGGCGACGTGCTCGTCGTCCTGGAGTGA
- a CDS encoding glycerophosphodiester phosphodiesterase codes for MRVVGHRGCPELYPENTALAFGEASARCDWIEFDVRRCGSGEPVVLHDETLARTVGVERAVADLSLSDLRAYSVGDSDEPVPTLAAALAAVPEDTVVNVELKEEGLAEAVADAADRVGNEVVVSSFSPAALRATQAASGLPIATVTMDPDAWEDTLALATELDAEYVHPRYDLLFSRPTRVAEAHDRGLDVNAWTLRSAEPFDRVAALGVDGVIVDDPAYAGR; via the coding sequence ATGCGCGTCGTCGGCCACCGCGGCTGTCCGGAACTGTACCCCGAGAACACCGCCCTCGCGTTCGGCGAAGCGAGCGCCCGCTGCGACTGGATCGAGTTCGACGTTCGCCGGTGCGGCTCCGGCGAGCCGGTCGTCCTCCACGACGAGACGCTCGCCAGGACCGTCGGCGTCGAGCGCGCGGTCGCGGACCTGTCGCTCTCGGATCTTCGAGCGTACAGCGTCGGCGACTCGGACGAGCCGGTTCCCACGCTCGCAGCGGCGCTGGCGGCGGTTCCAGAGGACACCGTGGTAAACGTCGAACTCAAGGAGGAGGGGCTGGCCGAAGCAGTCGCGGACGCGGCCGACCGCGTCGGCAACGAGGTGGTCGTCTCGTCGTTCTCTCCGGCGGCGCTCCGGGCGACGCAGGCGGCGTCCGGCCTCCCGATCGCGACGGTGACGATGGACCCGGACGCGTGGGAGGACACCCTGGCGCTCGCGACGGAACTGGACGCGGAGTACGTCCACCCGCGATACGACCTCCTGTTCTCGAGGCCCACGCGCGTCGCGGAGGCACACGACCGCGGGCTAGACGTGAACGCGTGGACCCTCAGATCGGCGGAGCCGTTCGACCGGGTGGCCGCCCTCGGTGTCGACGGCGTGATCGTGGACGACCCGGCGTACGCGGGGCGGTAG
- a CDS encoding acc operon protein translates to MTDDDSPVAERLTVPEDADDEEAAAILAAVGAHVRDAEVAAAAAADDADEAADTWDGKRWAFAGRLEGIGGRGARVPRGGPTDAWTASGRTDRF, encoded by the coding sequence GATTCCCCGGTCGCCGAGCGCCTGACCGTCCCCGAGGACGCCGACGACGAGGAGGCGGCCGCGATACTCGCCGCCGTCGGCGCGCACGTCCGCGACGCCGAGGTCGCGGCCGCCGCCGCTGCGGACGACGCGGACGAGGCGGCGGACACGTGGGACGGCAAGCGCTGGGCGTTCGCCGGCCGACTCGAGGGCATCGGCGGTCGCGGCGCACGCGTTCCGCGGGGGGGCCCGACGGACGCGTGGACGGCAAGCGGGCGCACCGACCGGTTCTGA